The Pungitius pungitius chromosome 10, fPunPun2.1, whole genome shotgun sequence genome has a window encoding:
- the LOC119228629 gene encoding carboxy-terminal domain RNA polymerase II polypeptide A small phosphatase 1-like isoform X3, with the protein MDRSPSIITQVTRDEEDNAARREDGAHEDPPSRKPRRRGLLRRLFCCLCSRESEPRPLKNEAPLLVEENGSLSKLPAKPLLPQLKLNDAGKICVVIDLDETLVHSSFKPVNNADFIIPVEIDGTVHQVYVLKRPHVDEFLRRMGELFECVLFTASLAKYADPVSDLLDKWGAFQSRLFRESCVFHKGNYVKDLSRLGRDLNKVIIIDNSPASYVFHPQNAVPVASWFDDMSDTELLDLIPFFERLSKVEDIYDVLQQHQMTSS; encoded by the exons ATGGACCGTTCTCCGTCGATAATTACACAAGTGACCCGAGACGAGGAGGACAATGCGGCCCGGCGCGAGGACG GGGCCCACGAAGATCCCCCCTCCAGGAAGCCTCGCAGACGGGGCCTTCTCCGCCGTCTCTTCTGCTGTCTTTGTAGCAGAGAGTCGGAGCCACGTCCCCTGAAGAACGAGGCGCCGCTCTTGGTCGAGGAAAATGGAAGTCTTTCTAAA CTACCGGCCAAACCTCTGCTGCCACAGCTGAAATTGAATGATGCAGGAAAGATCTGTGTGGTCATTGATTTGGATGAAACTCTAGTGCACAGTTCATTTAAG CCAGTGAACAATGCTGATTTTATCATTCCAGTGGAAATTGATGGAACGGTTCACCAG GTGTACGTGTTGAAGAGACCCCACGTCGATGAATTCCTCAGAAGGATGGGGGAGCTGTTCGAATGCGTCTTGTTCACCGCCAGCTTAGCCAAG TATGCGGATCCTGTTTCGGACCTGTTGGACAAATGGGGGGCTTTCCAGAGCCGTCTCTTCCGGGAGTCGTGTGTCTTCCACAAAGGGAATTACGTGAAAGACTTGAGTCGTTTAGGAAGAGACCTCAACAAGGTCATCATCATTGATAACTCCCCCGCTTCCTACGTCTTCCATCCCCAAAATGCG GTCCCGGTAGCGTCCTGGTTTGACGACATGTCGGACACCGAGCTGCTCGACCTCATCCCCTTCTTTGAGAGACTAAGCAAAGTGGAGGACATCTACGATGTTCTGCAGCAGCATCAGATGACTTCAAGTTAA
- the LOC119228629 gene encoding carboxy-terminal domain RNA polymerase II polypeptide A small phosphatase 1-like isoform X4, with translation MTQRAHEDPPSRKPRRRGLLRRLFCCLCSRESEPRPLKNEAPLLVEENGSLSKLPAKPLLPQLKLNDAGKICVVIDLDETLVHSSFKPVNNADFIIPVEIDGTVHQVYVLKRPHVDEFLRRMGELFECVLFTASLAKYADPVSDLLDKWGAFQSRLFRESCVFHKGNYVKDLSRLGRDLNKVIIIDNSPASYVFHPQNAVPVASWFDDMSDTELLDLIPFFERLSKVEDIYDVLQQHQMTSS, from the exons ATGACACAAA GGGCCCACGAAGATCCCCCCTCCAGGAAGCCTCGCAGACGGGGCCTTCTCCGCCGTCTCTTCTGCTGTCTTTGTAGCAGAGAGTCGGAGCCACGTCCCCTGAAGAACGAGGCGCCGCTCTTGGTCGAGGAAAATGGAAGTCTTTCTAAA CTACCGGCCAAACCTCTGCTGCCACAGCTGAAATTGAATGATGCAGGAAAGATCTGTGTGGTCATTGATTTGGATGAAACTCTAGTGCACAGTTCATTTAAG CCAGTGAACAATGCTGATTTTATCATTCCAGTGGAAATTGATGGAACGGTTCACCAG GTGTACGTGTTGAAGAGACCCCACGTCGATGAATTCCTCAGAAGGATGGGGGAGCTGTTCGAATGCGTCTTGTTCACCGCCAGCTTAGCCAAG TATGCGGATCCTGTTTCGGACCTGTTGGACAAATGGGGGGCTTTCCAGAGCCGTCTCTTCCGGGAGTCGTGTGTCTTCCACAAAGGGAATTACGTGAAAGACTTGAGTCGTTTAGGAAGAGACCTCAACAAGGTCATCATCATTGATAACTCCCCCGCTTCCTACGTCTTCCATCCCCAAAATGCG GTCCCGGTAGCGTCCTGGTTTGACGACATGTCGGACACCGAGCTGCTCGACCTCATCCCCTTCTTTGAGAGACTAAGCAAAGTGGAGGACATCTACGATGTTCTGCAGCAGCATCAGATGACTTCAAGTTAA
- the LOC119228629 gene encoding carboxy-terminal domain RNA polymerase II polypeptide A small phosphatase 1-like isoform X2, with translation MKPVLVHTRVGPVRRWQHSPAHQTQPAGARSRITSSWPRGHESKTWHAIQKQGAVWKKGAHEDPPSRKPRRRGLLRRLFCCLCSRESEPRPLKNEAPLLVEENGSLSKLPAKPLLPQLKLNDAGKICVVIDLDETLVHSSFKPVNNADFIIPVEIDGTVHQVYVLKRPHVDEFLRRMGELFECVLFTASLAKYADPVSDLLDKWGAFQSRLFRESCVFHKGNYVKDLSRLGRDLNKVIIIDNSPASYVFHPQNAVPVASWFDDMSDTELLDLIPFFERLSKVEDIYDVLQQHQMTSS, from the exons ATGAAGCCGGTTCTCGTGCATACACGTGTGGGTCCAGTCAGAAGGTGGCAGCACTCTCCAGCCCACCAGACCCAGCCAGCTGGAGCACGCTCTCGGATTACTTCCTCCTGGCCAAGGGGTCATGAGTCCAAAACATGGCATGCTATCCAGAAGCAAGGCGCCGTGTGGAAAAAGG GGGCCCACGAAGATCCCCCCTCCAGGAAGCCTCGCAGACGGGGCCTTCTCCGCCGTCTCTTCTGCTGTCTTTGTAGCAGAGAGTCGGAGCCACGTCCCCTGAAGAACGAGGCGCCGCTCTTGGTCGAGGAAAATGGAAGTCTTTCTAAA CTACCGGCCAAACCTCTGCTGCCACAGCTGAAATTGAATGATGCAGGAAAGATCTGTGTGGTCATTGATTTGGATGAAACTCTAGTGCACAGTTCATTTAAG CCAGTGAACAATGCTGATTTTATCATTCCAGTGGAAATTGATGGAACGGTTCACCAG GTGTACGTGTTGAAGAGACCCCACGTCGATGAATTCCTCAGAAGGATGGGGGAGCTGTTCGAATGCGTCTTGTTCACCGCCAGCTTAGCCAAG TATGCGGATCCTGTTTCGGACCTGTTGGACAAATGGGGGGCTTTCCAGAGCCGTCTCTTCCGGGAGTCGTGTGTCTTCCACAAAGGGAATTACGTGAAAGACTTGAGTCGTTTAGGAAGAGACCTCAACAAGGTCATCATCATTGATAACTCCCCCGCTTCCTACGTCTTCCATCCCCAAAATGCG GTCCCGGTAGCGTCCTGGTTTGACGACATGTCGGACACCGAGCTGCTCGACCTCATCCCCTTCTTTGAGAGACTAAGCAAAGTGGAGGACATCTACGATGTTCTGCAGCAGCATCAGATGACTTCAAGTTAA
- the LOC119228629 gene encoding uncharacterized protein LOC119228629 isoform X1, whose amino-acid sequence MHGVKSLEQTEARLWNPFLMYLENSEQSEVSGDGGLSAGAMLAEQCPVPSLTEAVDLSGPLKGSAELGMQVFVEFTEQTVSKEMDSSIVCLDICNRGRDETASCTYCNGHCERFEQYPESDRFFDSDQILDQCETPGLSQAFEKCAHHCVSFKPRKSSAHSANHSLASECSCCCEQCAGRLLLFQQRNPSDQQFESFDSEPALVAVDCEGLGQCEMSDFVPDCTGLDHLGLLQQYEPSDQQYECSDSEPDTSTEDSEQCETTIFTRSISNSMDLLDCGAELYEYDECTKEDGGESCPTEGEGEQSDIEPIDDESLTLSQDANTSQFDRPVRVYFEDRKEVPSASDCCETHQLAEENLAQALSTEDCVVWGTAYSDTSQERDEESATPEQSEFGEEEEDSSDCSSIETKSFKTCPDGSIASDHCSDSSGESEQAAQEDSTDEHTQWESFEDDDETLQSDIDGSDEGEKKTPAADSVVEDFFDLFDSGDFYGRAFAQKQHYISCFDGGDIHDRLHLEDDRRKAQTLAEKNAFESEEVSEDIHVQETDACLDALEEAYEDTWEEDTSQRGVASFESDDDSGLAGDEVEENESQLHTEEDENPPFDSHVSEIDTEEKEEEEDDKEEAELCLFSVKESSSSPCAGEISVEDDAYEDEAFAARHYESLQVNTATTNDLLATVSEPEDQALDACSELEPYWSLVDQEGDGETFELSVEEYYANQIKSIQSSVKQALNGFILQRTLCDHVIHRDASEECKEVQFGITKVITLRDDSANGSVGEKATEEKAPESACDREFSDVSIAINPTLDIIHSVVSQLTKNEGRVVPTLVRRPEGNEASEEGVDSEEEQSDDESTEPCQCEYCLPPIQELPAKPLLPQLKLNDAGKICVVIDLDETLVHSSFKPVNNADFIIPVEIDGTVHQVYVLKRPHVDEFLRRMGELFECVLFTASLAKYADPVSDLLDKWGAFQSRLFRESCVFHKGNYVKDLSRLGRDLNKVIIIDNSPASYVFHPQNAVPVASWFDDMSDTELLDLIPFFERLSKVEDIYDVLQQHQMTSS is encoded by the exons ATGCATGGAGTAAAATCTCTTGAACAAACGGAAGCCAGACTTTGGAATCCTTTCCTGATGTACTTGGAGAACTCCGAGCAGAGTGAGGTCTCCGGGGACGGGGGGCTGTCTGCTGGGGCCATGCTTGCTGAACAATGCCCGGTTCCCAGTTTAACAGAAGCTGTGGATTTAAGTGGCCCTTTAAAGGGAAGTGCCGAACTTGGCATGCAAGTTTTTGTGGAATTTACGGAGCAGACTGTCAGCAAGGAAATGGACTCTTCTATTGTTTGTCTGGATATCTGCAACAGGGGTAGAGATGAGACCGCATCGTGCACATATTGCAATGGACACTGTGAGAGATTTGAGCAATACCCAGAAAGCGACAGGTTTTTCGATTCCGACCAGATCCTCGATCAGTGTGAAACTCCTGGGTTAAGCCAAGCATTTGAGAAATGTGCTCACCACTGTGTGAGCTTTAAACCTCGCAAGTCTTCTGCGCACTCCGCTAATCATAGCTTAGCTTCCGAATGTAGTTGTTGCTGTGAACAGTGTGCAGGACGGCTCCTGTTATTTCAGCAGCGTAATCCCTCTGATCAACAGTTTGAGTCTTTTGACTCTGAGCCAGCTTTAGTGGCCGTGGACTGTGAGGGTTTGGGGCAGTGTGAGATGTCTGATTTCGTACCTGATTGCACAGGGTTAGACCACCTTGGGTTGCTGCAACAATACGAACCCTCTGATCAGCAGTACGAGTGCTCTGACTCTGAGCCCGACACGTCGACAGAAGACTCTGAGCAATGTGAAACGACCATTTTCACTCGCAGTATCTCCAACTCGATGGACTTATTGGACTGCGGGGCCGAACTTTATGAGTACGATGAATGCACCAAAGAAGACGGCGGAGAGAGCTGTCCAACCGAAGGAGAAGGCGAGCAAAGTGATATCGAGCCTATCGATGACGAGTCCCTCACATTATCACAGGACGCGAACACCTCACAGTTCGACCGGCCCGTTCGGGTTTATTTTGAGGACCGTAAAGAAGTTCCCTCGGCAAGTGACTGCTGTGAGACGCACCAGCTCGCTGAGGAGAACTTGGCGCAAGCCCTATCCACCGAGGACTGTGTAGTGTGGGGAACGGCCTATTCCGACACAAGCCAAGAGCGTGACGAAGAGAGTGCTACTCCGGAGCAGTCTGAGtttggggaggaagaagaagattctTCAGATTGCTCTTCCAttgaaaccaaatccttcaAGACCTGTCCCGACGGCAGCATTGCCTCAGACCACTGCTCTGATTCATCCGGGGAATCCGAGCAAGCCGCTCAGGAGGATTCAACCGATGAGCACACACAGTGGGAATCTTTTGAGGACGACGATGAAACGCTCCAAAGCGATATTGACGGAAGCGACGAGGGCGAAAAGAAAACGCCCGCCGCTGACTCTGTTGTCGAGGACTTTTTTGATCTGTTCGACAGCGGTGACTTCTACGGGCGCGCGTTTGCACAGAAGCAGCATTACATCTCTTGCTTCGACGGTGGAGACATCCACGACCGCCTGCACCTTGAAGACGACCGACGCAAGGCGCAGACGCTGGCTGAAAAAAATGCGTTTGAATCTGAAGAAGTCAGTGAGGACATTCATGTGCAGGAAACCGATGCATGTTTGGATGCTCTGGAAGAAGCTTATGAAGATACTTGGGAGGAAGATACAAGCCAGAGAGGTGTTGCCTCTTTTGAGTCCGATGACGACTCGGGTCTAGCTGGGGATGAAGTTGAGGAAAATGAATCTCAGTTGCATACAGAGGAAGATGAGAACCCTCCGTTTGACAGCCATGTTTCTGAAATCGatactgaagaaaaagaagaagaagaagatgacaaAGAAGAAGCTGAGCTGTGCCTGTTTTCTGTTAAGGAAAGTAGTAGTAGCCCATGTGCAGGGGAAATCTCTGTTGAAGATGACGCTTATGAAGATGAAGCATTTGCCGCTCGGCATTATGAATCTCTTCAGGTCAATACCGCTACCACTAATGATTTACTGGCTACTGTCTCTGAGCCTGAAGACCAAGCACTTGACGCTTGTTCCGAGCTGGAGCCATATTGGTCACTTGTTGATCAGGAGGGCGACGGGGAGACGTTTGAGCTCAGTGTCGAGGAATACTATGCAAATCAGATAAAAAGCATCCAGTCATCTGTCAAACAAGCCCTGAATGGATTTATCCTGCAAAGAACATTGTGCGATCATGTAATCCACAGGGATGCTTCAGAGGAGTGCAAAGAGGTCCAATTTGGAATTACCAAAGTTATCACACTGAGGGATGATTCGGCCAACGGCTCCGTTGGGGAAAAAGCCACCGAAGAAAAAGCTCCCGAATCAGCCTGTGACCGTGAATTCAGTGACGTGTCAATAGCAATAAATCCTACTTTGGATATTATTCACAGTGTTGTCTCACAACTTACAAAAAACGAGGGAAGGGTTGTGCCGACGTTGGTCAGAAGGCCCGAGGGAAACGAGGCCTCAGAAGAAGGCGTGGATTCAGAAGAGGAGCAGAGTGATGACGAGTCCACCGAGCCTTGCCAATGCGAGTACTGCCTTCCACCAATCCAGGAG CTACCGGCCAAACCTCTGCTGCCACAGCTGAAATTGAATGATGCAGGAAAGATCTGTGTGGTCATTGATTTGGATGAAACTCTAGTGCACAGTTCATTTAAG CCAGTGAACAATGCTGATTTTATCATTCCAGTGGAAATTGATGGAACGGTTCACCAG GTGTACGTGTTGAAGAGACCCCACGTCGATGAATTCCTCAGAAGGATGGGGGAGCTGTTCGAATGCGTCTTGTTCACCGCCAGCTTAGCCAAG TATGCGGATCCTGTTTCGGACCTGTTGGACAAATGGGGGGCTTTCCAGAGCCGTCTCTTCCGGGAGTCGTGTGTCTTCCACAAAGGGAATTACGTGAAAGACTTGAGTCGTTTAGGAAGAGACCTCAACAAGGTCATCATCATTGATAACTCCCCCGCTTCCTACGTCTTCCATCCCCAAAATGCG GTCCCGGTAGCGTCCTGGTTTGACGACATGTCGGACACCGAGCTGCTCGACCTCATCCCCTTCTTTGAGAGACTAAGCAAAGTGGAGGACATCTACGATGTTCTGCAGCAGCATCAGATGACTTCAAGTTAA